A segment of the Nitrospina gracilis 3/211 genome:
TCCGGTTGGATGGCCTGGAGGCGCTGATTTCGGATGAAACCGTCCTCATCACCATCCAGTCCGCAAACAGTGAAGTCGGCACCCTGCAGCCCATCGCCGCCATCGGGGAAATCGCGCGTGACCGGGAAATCCTGTTTCATACCGACGCCGTACAAAGTGCGGGCAAAGTTCCATTGGACGTGAAAGAGGTGCCTGTCGACCTTCTTTCCTTGTCGTCGCACAAGCTTTACGGTCCGAAGGGCGTGGGGGCGCTGTACGTGCGGCGGGGACTTCCCCAGCTGGTGCCGCTGATTGTTGGCGGAGGTCAGGAAAAGAAGCGCCGCGGTGGAACCGAAAATTTGCCAGGCATTGCGGGGTTCGGCAGGGCAGCCGAACTCGCGGCAGGCGATTTGGAACAGGAAGCCGAACGGTTGCGTCAGTTGAAGCGGCGTCTGCGTGACGGGGTTTCGAGTTTGCAGGGGGTGCGGTTCTTTGGTCATCCCGATGAGTCTCTCCCTAACACGCTCAACTTGGGATTCGAAGGCGTGGATGGGCAGACGTTGATGATACGGCTCGACCTGGATCAAATATACGTATCTACAGGCACCGCCTGCAGTTCCGGTTCCGTCCTGCCCTCTGATGTTTTGACGGCGATGGGCATGCCGGAGGAGCAAATGCGACAGTCCATTCGCATCAGTTTCGGGCGCAGTAACGGGACCGAAGACGTGGAGCGGGTGGCGGAAGCGCTGGTTCGCATCGTGACCGATATACGGGAAAAGCAGAGGATGGCATCCTGATTCCTGTCACCTTCACTCACTGCACCCATTTCTATTAGGGCATCCATTGCGTTTCGTGATAAGATGCGGCGCAATTTAAGAGGTTGTTTTTATAGGTTTTATCCAACCAAATTTTCCGGGACCAAAACTTGGGAGTTCATCTATGCCTGATACGCTTACCACACCCCGCCTCATAGGCAGTTTTGCATTGGCCGCCGTCGTGTTTTTGACGGGCTGTCAATCCATGCCCTGGAACCAGAAAACCGAAGACGAACTGGCCTTGGAACAGGAGTTTGAACAGGACCTGGGTGGAACATTGGAGGACAGTTCGGCTGTGAACAAGAAAGAAGACCAGCTTTTTCCGGATTCCGGCAGCAACGAATCCACTCTGTCTCAGGAAGAGGAAGATTTTTTCGGCAAAAGTACCGGCACCCAGGAAGTGAGCGGCCAGACTCCTGTGGAGTCGCCGCAAACGGAGACCGCCTCCAATGAAGGGTTCGGCGGATTTTTTGGCGAAGATTCCACCCAGCCACAAGAAGACAATCTGGAAGACTA
Coding sequences within it:
- a CDS encoding cysteine desulfurase family protein; its protein translation is TSLATFQTVRSMNAIYLDHNATTPVHPDVLEAMLPLLKEDFGNPSSTHSRGRSARVKMDEAREQVAALIHADAREIVFTSGGTESDNLAILGAARALRDKGRHIVTARVEHPAVLNACLELQKEGFVIDYAPVDEFGRVRLDGLEALISDETVLITIQSANSEVGTLQPIAAIGEIARDREILFHTDAVQSAGKVPLDVKEVPVDLLSLSSHKLYGPKGVGALYVRRGLPQLVPLIVGGGQEKKRRGGTENLPGIAGFGRAAELAAGDLEQEAERLRQLKRRLRDGVSSLQGVRFFGHPDESLPNTLNLGFEGVDGQTLMIRLDLDQIYVSTGTACSSGSVLPSDVLTAMGMPEEQMRQSIRISFGRSNGTEDVERVAEALVRIVTDIREKQRMAS